The Pseudomonas protegens genome contains the following window.
AGCCTCGATCTCGCCCTGGGTCAAGGTGACGATGCTGACCTCATCGCCACGTCCATAAAGTCCAAAGGCAGCCAGTTCAGCATCATCGGCATGGGGAGCCATCACCATCAGCGGCTGCCTGGCGTAGTCGGGATTGGCCATGACCCACAGTGTGCCCGTCGAGGCCAGGGTGCAGTAGCGTCCACGCAGGACCAAAGCCCCCTGCGCCAGGGCCGACTGCTGCCCCGACAGGTTCAGGTAACGCACACCCTCGACGCCCCGCTCGAAATCCTGGCGGTCGTCGCCCACCTCGACATAGGGGTCCAACCAGCGCCCCAGCCAGCTAGAACGCAGTCGCAGCTCAAACACCAGGGTCTCACCCTCAGGCAGCGGTTGCGCCAAACACAACAGGCCGTCCTCCAAGCTCACGGCCAGATGCGTGGTATCTGGTGGAAAATGATAGCGATAGTCATCCGTGGCGCGATAGAACAGGTGATCGGCGAACCACGCCTCATGAGCAACCCAGACCAGTACCAGCAGAACCGGTACCAGCCACAGGTTCAAGAACAGCCCAAGCGCCGCCAGCACCAGGAGCATTGCCACCAAAAACAGCCGTTTGGTGCGCCGGTGAGCCTTGAGTAGTTGCTGTTTACGGGCAGTCATTGGCTTAGACCTGATAGACCGGCACCGTATGGCACCAGCGATCCTTGTACTCCCGATCGGCGCGACCGAACGAATAACGCAGCGTCTTACCGACGGCCTTGGCGCACTCCCATTCCTTCTGGGTATTGACGAAACTCAGGACGCTACCAGGGCTGAACTCGCGGCTCTGCGGATCGACACCACCATTGATGTATTCGAGGGACACCCACTGAGGCGCTTCAACGCGATACAGAATCTGGATCGCGATGGGAGCCGAGTCGAGCATGACCACAGAACCGCTCATGAACTCTCGCAGCAGAGTGAACACCTCGACCAGCCCATCCTTGCCGGGCACCGAAAAGTTCCAACGGCGCTGGAACAGCGCCCCATACGCCGCCGCCTGCTCTTGCGGCGACAGTTCGGACATCGGCAGCAACACGCCACCTGCCTCTTCCAGCAAGCGCTGTTCACGGCGCTGGTTGTAACGAAACTTCTTCGAGTAATCCTCGGGAGCACGAGCAAGGGCCAAGCCTTCCGGCTGCACTTTCAGGGTGCTGATCTGTTCGGCGTTCAACTGCGAGACATAAGCCATGCGCTGGCGCACAGGGACGGTAACACCCGGCGCCATCGGCAAAATAATCTCTGCGTTACCCATATCCAGCAGCCCGCGCTTACCTTCACGCTTCAGAACTTCCTTGGACAGCGCTACATGCCGCCCCCAGCAAGGGATAGCCGCAACCACTTCGCCCTTCACCACCCAACCTAGGTAACGTGGGGTGATGCCGACAAAGTGGGAAAGTCGTTCGACAACTTCAGGATGCGTGGCAAAACTGCCGCCGAATCGATGCCACGCCTGCTGATAGCTTTCCAGGTCGATCTCGCTCCAACCACGCTCCCGCCACTGGCGAAAAAACCTCAACATACGCCAGGCACCGACACTATCGGCTGCTCGTCACCATCCTCAAACTCCTTGGCATGCAGGCGCGAGTAGTAACCGTTCTGAGCCAGCAATTCAGCATGAGTGCCCCGCTCGACGATACGTCCTTCATCCATGACCAAAATCAAATCGGCTTTTTCGACCGTGCTCAAGCGGTGGGCAATCACAAGTGTCGTACGGTTCTTCACTACATGATCCAAGGCTGCCTGAATATGCCGTTCGGATTCGGTATCCAGTGCCGATGTAGCCTCATCAAGAATCAGCAAGGGAGCATCCTTGAGCAAGGCCCGTGCAATGGCAATGCGTTGTCGCTGGCCACCAGAAAGCAGTACGCCATTCTCCCCTACCAGCGTTGCATAGCCTTGCGGCATCCTCGCGATGAACTCGTCGGCATAGGCTTCCGAAGCCGCCCTGTGCACTTCATCGATCGAAGCTCCGGAAAGGTCGCCGTAAGCAATATTGTTGGTGACGGTGTCGTTGAACAAAGTGACCTGCTGCGTCACCAGGGCAATCTGCCGACGCAAGCTGTTCAAGGTGAAGTCCTGCACCCGCACACCATCTAGCAGGATCTCCCCCTGTTCATGCTGATAAAAGCGCGGAATCAGCCCTGCCAGCGTCGATTTACCACTACCGGAGCGCCCAACCAGCGCAACCATCTGCCCAGGCTCCACAACGAAGCTGATGTCGTTGAGCACCTGCTTGTCACTTTCAGGGTACTGGAAGCTGAGATTGCGCACTTCAAGGCGTCCGTCAAGGCGCTCTATCTCCAACGTGCCCTGATCAACCTCAACCGGTTCATCGAGCTGCTCGAAAATGCTCTCCGCTCCCGCCACGCCCTTCTGAATGGTGGAACTGACTTCCGACAGCTGACGAATAGGCTTGGGTAACAAGCCAGCCATGGTGATATAAGCGACCAAGTCACCCGGGGACGCGTCACCACGCAGGTAAAGCACCAGGAACATGACCACTGCCATGGCGCTGTAGGTCACCAGTTGCAGCATCGGAGTGTAAACGGCACCTGTTTTGGTCATCGCCAGCTGTTTGTCGGTATTGCTCTGACTGGCCTGCTCAAAGCGCACCTTTTCATAAGTCTCACCACCAAAGCTACGCACTACGCGGTAGCCGTGGATAGTCTCGGAAGCAACGTGGGTGACATCCCCCATAGACACCTGAATCTTCTTGCTCTGCTTGCGAAACTTGCGGCTGGTGCTATTCACCATCATGCCGATCACTGGCAAGATCGCCAGCATCACCAAGGTCAGCTTCCAGTTCATCCAAATTAGAGTGCAGAACAGGAAAATCACCGTCATGCCTTCACGGATCA
Protein-coding sequences here:
- the msbA gene encoding lipid A export permease/ATP-binding protein MsbA produces the protein MSSPEPKAQSTLAIYFRLLAYVRPYVGLFILSIVGFLIFASTQPMLAYILKYFVDGLANPEASLFPGNPYLGKLQLLETVPLMIVLIAAWQGVGSYLGNFFLARVSLGLVHDLRVVLFNKLLELPNRFFDKHNSGHLISRITFNVTMVTGAATDAIKVVIREGMTVIFLFCTLIWMNWKLTLVMLAILPVIGMMVNSTSRKFRKQSKKIQVSMGDVTHVASETIHGYRVVRSFGGETYEKVRFEQASQSNTDKQLAMTKTGAVYTPMLQLVTYSAMAVVMFLVLYLRGDASPGDLVAYITMAGLLPKPIRQLSEVSSTIQKGVAGAESIFEQLDEPVEVDQGTLEIERLDGRLEVRNLSFQYPESDKQVLNDISFVVEPGQMVALVGRSGSGKSTLAGLIPRFYQHEQGEILLDGVRVQDFTLNSLRRQIALVTQQVTLFNDTVTNNIAYGDLSGASIDEVHRAASEAYADEFIARMPQGYATLVGENGVLLSGGQRQRIAIARALLKDAPLLILDEATSALDTESERHIQAALDHVVKNRTTLVIAHRLSTVEKADLILVMDEGRIVERGTHAELLAQNGYYSRLHAKEFEDGDEQPIVSVPGVC
- a CDS encoding GNAT family N-acetyltransferase, which gives rise to MLRFFRQWRERGWSEIDLESYQQAWHRFGGSFATHPEVVERLSHFVGITPRYLGWVVKGEVVAAIPCWGRHVALSKEVLKREGKRGLLDMGNAEIILPMAPGVTVPVRQRMAYVSQLNAEQISTLKVQPEGLALARAPEDYSKKFRYNQRREQRLLEEAGGVLLPMSELSPQEQAAAYGALFQRRWNFSVPGKDGLVEVFTLLREFMSGSVVMLDSAPIAIQILYRVEAPQWVSLEYINGGVDPQSREFSPGSVLSFVNTQKEWECAKAVGKTLRYSFGRADREYKDRWCHTVPVYQV